In the genome of Cupriavidus malaysiensis, one region contains:
- a CDS encoding methyl-accepting chemotaxis protein, with product MNHWTIRTRILASFSFILLVMLLMSVVAYNRLTAIDHEAVQMQRDALPGLNYSTGLRGVWGELYVLGWETVSAASDSQRQQFQEQTRDALQRLDKLQQQYESTMFRDDDRARFAAYTAARARYEEAARAFATPDAWKGAAPAEAALRGPAHERWTEARKVVQEMVDDNNAVANRASGAIVGAVDAAKTSIEVALVVAVLAAIVCGYLLLRAITVPMQSIVSLLGGIRGGDLRLRMALRRHDEFLAVEEGFNQMSGELTGLVSQAQRSAIQVTTSVNEIAATARQQQATATETAATTTEIGATSREISATSRDLVRTMSEVSGAAEQTAGLAGTGQAGLSRMEGTMQHVMDAAGSVNAKLATLNEKAGNINQMVTTIAKVADQTNLLSLNAAIEAEKAGEYGRGFSVVATEIRRLADQTAVATYDIEQMVREIQSAVAAGVMGMDKFSEEVRRGMSEVTQVGDQLSQIIGQVQSLAPRVQMVSEGMQAQANGAEQINQALMQLSEAAQQTVESLRQSGQAIDELTLVSNELRAGVSRFKV from the coding sequence GTGAACCACTGGACCATCCGTACCCGCATCCTGGCCAGCTTCTCCTTCATCCTGCTGGTGATGCTGCTGATGAGCGTCGTCGCCTACAACCGCCTCACCGCCATCGACCACGAGGCGGTACAGATGCAGCGCGACGCGCTGCCGGGGCTGAACTACAGTACCGGCCTGCGCGGCGTCTGGGGCGAACTCTACGTGCTCGGCTGGGAAACCGTGAGCGCGGCCAGCGACAGCCAGCGCCAGCAGTTCCAGGAGCAGACGCGCGACGCCCTGCAGCGCCTGGACAAGCTGCAGCAGCAGTACGAATCGACCATGTTCCGCGACGACGACCGCGCCCGCTTCGCCGCCTATACGGCGGCACGGGCGCGCTATGAGGAGGCCGCGCGCGCCTTTGCCACGCCCGACGCGTGGAAGGGCGCGGCCCCGGCCGAGGCGGCGCTGCGCGGGCCGGCGCACGAGCGCTGGACCGAGGCGCGCAAGGTGGTGCAGGAGATGGTCGACGACAACAACGCGGTGGCCAACCGCGCCTCCGGCGCCATCGTCGGCGCGGTCGATGCGGCCAAGACCAGCATCGAGGTCGCGCTGGTGGTGGCGGTGCTGGCCGCCATCGTCTGCGGCTACCTGCTGCTGCGCGCCATCACGGTGCCGATGCAGTCCATCGTCTCGCTGCTGGGGGGCATCCGCGGCGGCGACCTGCGCCTGCGCATGGCGCTGCGGCGCCATGACGAGTTCCTCGCCGTCGAGGAGGGCTTCAACCAGATGTCGGGCGAGCTGACCGGCCTGGTCAGCCAGGCCCAGCGTTCGGCCATCCAGGTCACCACCTCGGTCAACGAGATCGCCGCCACCGCGCGCCAGCAGCAGGCGACGGCGACGGAAACCGCCGCCACCACCACCGAGATCGGCGCCACCTCGCGCGAGATCTCCGCCACCTCGCGCGACCTGGTGCGCACCATGTCCGAGGTGTCCGGCGCCGCCGAGCAGACCGCCGGCCTGGCAGGCACCGGCCAGGCCGGCCTGTCGCGCATGGAGGGCACCATGCAGCACGTGATGGACGCGGCCGGCTCGGTCAACGCCAAGCTGGCCACACTCAACGAGAAGGCCGGCAACATCAACCAGATGGTGACCACCATCGCCAAGGTCGCCGACCAGACCAACCTGCTGTCGCTGAACGCCGCCATCGAGGCCGAGAAGGCCGGCGAATACGGCCGCGGCTTCTCGGTGGTCGCCACCGAGATCCGGCGTCTGGCCGACCAGACCGCGGTGGCTACCTACGATATCGAGCAGATGGTGCGCGAGATCCAGTCGGCGGTGGCGGCCGGCGTGATGGGCATGGACAAGTTCTCCGAAGAAGTCCGGCGCGGCATGTCGGAAGTGACCCAGGTTGGCGACCAGCTGTCGCAGATCATCGGCCAGGTGCAGTCGCTGGCGCCGCGCGTGCAGATGGTCAGTGAGGGCATGCAGGCCCAGGCCAACGGCGCCGAGCAGATCAACCAGGCGCTGATGCAGCTGTCCGAAGCCGCGCAGCAGACCGTGGAATCGCTGCGCCAGTCGGGCCAGGCCATCGACGAGTTGACACTGGTGTCCAACGAACTGCGCGCCGGCGTCTCGCGCTTCAAGGTGTAA
- a CDS encoding chemotaxis protein CheW, giving the protein MKLFLLFGIGADRYALDAGEVIEVLPLTALKQIPGAPAWVSGLLTHRGGPVPVIDLSALATGAPAAARTSTRTVLVHYRRAGETQVHCLGLRLERATETLRCDPAEFVDGGIAAGEARYLGPVRADAGGLVQWVRVDALLPAAVHALLFAAAEAS; this is encoded by the coding sequence ATGAAGCTCTTCCTGCTGTTCGGCATCGGCGCCGACCGCTATGCACTCGATGCCGGCGAGGTGATCGAGGTGCTGCCGCTGACGGCGCTCAAGCAGATCCCCGGCGCGCCCGCCTGGGTCAGCGGTCTGCTGACGCACCGCGGCGGCCCGGTGCCGGTGATCGACCTGAGCGCGCTCGCCACCGGCGCGCCGGCGGCCGCGCGCACCAGCACGCGCACGGTGCTGGTGCACTACCGCCGCGCGGGCGAGACGCAGGTGCATTGCCTGGGCCTGCGCCTGGAACGCGCCACCGAGACCCTGCGCTGCGATCCCGCCGAGTTCGTCGACGGCGGCATCGCCGCGGGCGAAGCGCGCTACCTGGGCCCGGTCCGGGCCGATGCGGGCGGGCTGGTGCAATGGGTCCGGGTCGACGCGCTGCTGCCTGCGGCCGTCCACGCCCTGCTGTTCGCGGCGGCGGAGGCATCATGA
- a CDS encoding chemotaxis protein CheW — MLEAGLPPPSAEPAIDACWRRIGVRGDGSCERLAGFVHCRNCPVYAQAAVALLDTMVAGTSPSAGAPAGAPRATHQPGTEHGPALSCLVFRAGQEWLALPATALGEITTPCPIHSLPHRRHAAVLGVAGVRGQLLACISLATLLGGQAAAQDGAAPGTRVLVLGQGRAAIALPVDEVAGVERFAQDRVLPLPTTLSRVALPYLQGVLHSGGRHVGLLDPDRLRQALLEILA, encoded by the coding sequence ATGCTTGAAGCCGGCCTGCCCCCACCTTCCGCCGAGCCAGCCATCGACGCCTGCTGGCGCCGCATCGGCGTGCGCGGCGACGGCAGCTGCGAGCGGCTTGCCGGCTTCGTCCACTGCCGTAACTGCCCGGTGTACGCGCAGGCCGCGGTCGCGCTGCTGGACACCATGGTGGCCGGTACCTCGCCGTCCGCCGGCGCGCCGGCGGGCGCGCCCCGCGCGACGCACCAGCCCGGGACGGAACACGGACCGGCGCTGTCCTGCCTGGTGTTCCGCGCCGGGCAGGAATGGCTGGCGCTGCCGGCCACCGCCCTCGGTGAGATCACCACGCCCTGTCCCATCCATTCCCTGCCCCACCGCCGCCACGCCGCCGTGCTGGGCGTGGCCGGCGTGCGCGGGCAACTGCTGGCCTGCATCAGCCTGGCCACGCTGCTGGGAGGCCAGGCCGCGGCGCAGGACGGCGCCGCGCCAGGCACGCGCGTGCTGGTGCTCGGCCAGGGCCGCGCCGCCATCGCCCTGCCGGTGGACGAAGTGGCCGGTGTGGAGCGCTTCGCGCAGGACCGCGTGCTGCCGCTGCCCACCACGCTCTCGCGCGTCGCCCTGCCCTACCTGCAGGGGGTGCTGCACAGCGGCGGACGCCACGTCGGCCTGCTGGATCCCGACCGCCTGCGCCAGGCCCTGCTGGAGATCCTCGCATGA
- a CDS encoding CheR family methyltransferase produces MNRLAPMSLPAQIAALLKQRTGLDAEALGPGAIARAVQQRLDAINETDHQAYWLRLHGETEEFQALIEAVVVPETWFFRHREALHALSRFAVQRLRGIDRPLRLLSLPCSTGEEPYSIVMALLDSGVPAHRFQVEAVDISALALEHARGGRYRDHAFRSGPLDFRDRYFRSAAGSYQLDERVRARVRLRRGNLLEPGLLDGEAPFDFVFCRNLLIYFDPATQRQAVAALARLTHPDGMVFVGPAEASLMTARGFHSAKVPLAFAFHPPGHAAAQAPAVASRPAPMPVPPRPPARQAAPLARRIQPAPRAADTSASPPVHPPSGSATDAGSAQALARIAAMADGGALEAATRACEDWLRAHGDNADAHCLHGILQDAGRLPALARESYRKALYLDPTHEEALHHMAALLESEGDAQGALRLRQRAERHARDRRHA; encoded by the coding sequence ATGAACCGCCTCGCCCCCATGAGCCTGCCGGCCCAGATCGCGGCGCTGCTCAAGCAGCGCACCGGGCTGGATGCCGAAGCCCTCGGGCCCGGCGCCATCGCGCGCGCCGTGCAACAGCGCCTGGATGCCATCAATGAAACCGATCACCAGGCCTACTGGCTCAGGCTGCACGGCGAAACGGAAGAGTTCCAGGCACTGATCGAGGCCGTCGTGGTGCCCGAGACCTGGTTCTTCCGCCATCGCGAAGCGTTGCACGCGCTCAGCCGCTTCGCCGTGCAGCGGCTGCGCGGCATCGATCGTCCGCTGCGCCTGCTCAGCCTGCCCTGCTCCACCGGCGAGGAGCCCTATTCGATCGTCATGGCGCTGCTCGACAGCGGCGTTCCCGCCCACCGCTTCCAGGTCGAAGCCGTCGACATCAGCGCGCTGGCGCTCGAGCACGCGCGCGGCGGCCGCTATCGCGACCATGCCTTCCGCAGCGGACCGCTGGACTTCCGCGACCGCTATTTCCGCAGCGCGGCGGGCAGCTACCAGCTGGACGAGCGCGTACGGGCCCGCGTGCGGCTGCGCCGCGGCAACCTGCTGGAGCCCGGCCTGCTCGACGGCGAGGCGCCGTTCGACTTCGTCTTCTGCCGCAACCTGCTGATCTACTTCGACCCCGCCACCCAGCGCCAGGCCGTGGCCGCGCTCGCACGCCTGACGCATCCGGACGGCATGGTCTTCGTCGGCCCGGCCGAGGCCAGCCTGATGACCGCACGCGGCTTCCACTCGGCCAAGGTGCCGCTGGCCTTTGCCTTCCACCCGCCCGGCCATGCCGCCGCGCAGGCGCCGGCCGTGGCGTCGCGGCCAGCGCCGATGCCGGTGCCGCCACGCCCGCCGGCACGCCAGGCCGCCCCCCTGGCGCGCCGGATCCAGCCTGCGCCGCGCGCCGCCGACACCTCCGCCTCCCCTCCGGTCCACCCGCCCTCCGGCAGCGCCACCGATGCCGGCAGCGCGCAAGCGCTGGCCCGCATCGCAGCGATGGCCGACGGCGGCGCACTGGAAGCCGCGACGCGGGCCTGCGAGGATTGGCTGCGCGCCCACGGCGACAACGCCGATGCCCACTGCCTGCACGGCATCCTGCAGGATGCCGGCAGGCTGCCGGCGCTGGCGCGCGAGTCGTATCGCAAAGCCTTGTACCTCGACCCCACGCACGAGGAGGCGCTGCACCACATGGCCGCGCTGCTCGAAAGCGAAGGCGATGCGCAAGGCGCGCTGCGCCTGCGCCAGCGCGCCGAGCGCCATGCACGGGACCGACGCCATGCTTGA